Proteins encoded in a region of the Xiphophorus couchianus chromosome 11, X_couchianus-1.0, whole genome shotgun sequence genome:
- the LOC114152493 gene encoding dysbindin-A-like has product MFGNFRERLHMVQQDFSTSFKTLGDMSKETKIKRKSRLEEGFPFLGGGLDILNRFEKSWFLLHKRTKACTQTAESVDGDIVMLSAHWERRKAALTHLQEQLQSLPDFITELDAITANIAQLEGEFAEMESRLLHLETLCCQCEQQTVKNHHMSQLEEYKKKKRKETDLLEAELKCEHAQRVAEMELVMQQKLRERQKVYEEAFNQDVEKYLSTGCLQGKESAGVDVAVLDQMTFINLSDLEALDDFLNSTGEDSSCGSSLTSGPDLTSSSLESLNQAPPINSSQPDQAAETQQEEPLVQSDEEDVQADMFLAAVQDVGTAWDSDESDGADPLMEKPQN; this is encoded by the exons ATGTTTGGAAATTTTAGAGAAAGACTTCACATGGTCCAACAGGACTTCTCAACCAG TTTCAAGACCCTGGGAGACATGTCAAAAGAGACCAAAATCAAGAGGAAATCCAG GTTGGAAGaaggttttccatttttaggtgGTGGACTTGACATTTTGAATAG GTTTGAGAAGAGTTGGTTTCTGCTCCATAAAAGAACCAAAGCCTGTACCCAGACAGCCGAG tcTGTGGATGGTGACATAGTGATGCTGTCAGCACACTGGGAGAGGAGAAAAGCTGCTCTGACACACCTACAGGAACAACTGCAAAGCCTACCAGATTTCATCACCGAACTTGATGCCATTACTGCTAACATAG CTCAACTAGAAGGTGAATTTGCGGAGATGGAGAGCAGACTGCTGCATCTGGAAACTCTGTGTTGTCAGTGTGAGCAACAGACTGTAAAGAATCATCATATGAGTCAACTTGaagaatataaaaagaagaaaag GAAGGAGACGGATTTACTGGAAG cTGAATTGAAGTGTGAGCATGCTCAGAGAGTGGCAGAAATGGAGCTGGTTATGCAGCAGAAGCTGCGAGAGCGACAGAAGGTCTATGAGGAAGCCTTCAACCAAGACGTAGAGAAGTATCTGTCCACTGGATGCCTACAGGGCAAAG AGTCTGCAGGGGTCGATGTGGCTGTTCTGGATCAGATGACATTTATTAACTTATCAGACCTGGAGGCCCTGGATGATTTTCTTAATTCCACTGGTGAAGATTCCAGTTGTGGATCCTCTCTGACGTCAG GTCCAGACCTGACTTCTTCCTCTTTGGAGTCCTTGAATCAAGCTCCTCCCATAAACAGCAGTCAGCCAGACCAGGCTGCAGAGACGCAGCAGGAGGAGCCACTGGTTCAGTCAGATGAGGAGGATGTCCAAGCAGACATGTTCCTGGCTGCTGTGCAGGATGTTGGTACAGCGTGGGACTCTGATGAGAGCGATGGAGCAGATCCACTAATGGAAAAACCTCAGAATTGA
- the LOC114152491 gene encoding uncharacterized protein LOC114152491 has translation MSAFLWLLWRLFHVTLGGPVLHPTSSEEMMPAMNSVPIPSSYRLPVFLHASMPLVPPELFRPAPYGGPLPAGLAGLLIPPLRQHKSIPDQVAHAVEAWCGTEKVSVRVDRFLLRAWSVPSLFRIGSCTPSEVTSRYLYFQYGLLECGGQVQVAGGQLVYSYLLNYTPPSQGYVIRVFPINLPIHCYYNRFHYSYKVGYRPQVQHTTFLRSIKSKLTFSLTVCNAQWEPLSPGHTFYLGEQVYFLAQVGTLLAGERLYVDSCQATSSEDPSSLPKVDIITNYGCMTDSRREGSSSQFLSGGGSVVKFSVDTFLFRGVSQVQHLHCTLSVGLSTSSIAKSCNFNKATGRWEEMLTSPTVCSCCDSVCTDTDMSVKNHVRSSGWLVDQKLESTARQRSFEAQEREYLDQKVISKDNVEDSQTFPQDRSGFKDKESVAGRKEWRQVVILEQEKAEEEQTEKKARNLKNEDSELKMLLTHMSDDARSHNETAQVGEDELNLRNSVSSLAIVYKSSDASGTQGNNSFSIEYNPSTQSSSGNVSTSEDAITTRCPHSNSVSCPAAYSASHKEKHNYNEGHSAISNAVGIEDLSFVNVRNSSVSLSEKVIPEVDLVLWSKWVKCADKSALTTTRSTTESVSSNGLGGDANLQVKGLPTGRTHPRLLRDLICNDGESDITSGSTDQTLPQTLPAEGKLKDSGTRTTLPSFGSLSIKSEQTHDLNPKHSAMVTVTTSFQDSNNSPLIDKGWAEVVPEWVVQHLSFLVQNTNRVVQN, from the exons ATGTCGGCTTTTCTCTGGCTTCTCTGGAGGCTGTTTCATGTCACACTTGGAGGCCCGGTTCTGCATCCGACGTCGTCAGAAGAGATGATGCCTGCTATGAACAGCGTCCCCATCCCTTCCTCCTACCGCCTGCCAGTTTTCCTGCACGCATCGATGCCGCTGGTTCCACCGGAGCTGTTCCGACCAGCTCCGTACGGAGGGCCTCTGCCCGCCGGGCTGGCCGGGCTGCTCATCCCCCCGCTGCGGCAACATAAGAGCATCCCGGATCAGGTGGCTCACGCTGTGGAGGCTTGGTGCGGCACAGAGAAAGTTTCAGTCCGCGTGGACCGCTTCCTGCTGCGTGCCTGGAGCGTGCCATCCCTGTTCCGGATAGGCTCGTGCACGCCGAGCGAAGTGACATCCCGGTACTTGTACTTCCAGTACGGACTGCTGGAGTGTGGCGGACAAGTTCAG GTTGCTGGTGGTCAGCTGGTGTATTCTTACCTGTTGAACTACACTCCTCCCTCACAAGGCTATGTCATCAGAGTTTTTCCAATTAATCTTCCCATCCACTGCTATTATAACAG GTTTCATTACTCTTACAAAGTTGGTTATAGACCACAAGTCCAACACACAACTTTTCTGAGGAGCATCAAAAGTAAACTAACTTTCAGCCTTACTGTCTGTAATG CCCAGTGGGAGCCCCTGTCTCCAGGTCATACGTTCTATTTGGGAgagcaagtttattttttggctCAGGTGGGAACTCTGTTGGCTGGAGAGAGGCTTTATGTTGATTCCTGTCAAGCCACAAGTTCTGAAGATCCGAGCAGCTTGCCTAAAGTGGATATCATCACCAATTACGG TTGCATGACGGACAGCAGGAGGGAGGGGAGCAGTTCTCAGTTCCTGTCAGGAGGTGGCAGTGTGGTGAAGTTCTCAGTGGATACCTTTCTGTTTAGAGGAGTCTCACAA GTGCAGCACCTCCACTGTACACTGTCAGTCGGTCTGAGCACTTCAAGCATCGCAAAGTCCTGTAACTTCAACAAGGCTACTGGCAG GTGGGAAGAAATGTTGACTTCCCCCACAGTGTGTTCCTGCTGTGATTCTGTGTGCACCGACACAGACATGT CTGTGAAGAACCACGTCAGAAGTTCAGGCTGGCTCGTTGATCAAAAGTTGGAGAGTACAGCAAGACAGAGATCTTTTGAAGCTCAGGAAAGAGAGTATTTGGATCAAAAAGTGATCAGTAAAGACAATGTGGAGGATAGTCAGACTTTTCCACAAGACAGAAGTGGTTTTAAAGATAAAGAGTCTGTTGCTGGCAGAAAAGAATGGAGACAGGTGGTGATCCTGGAACAGGAAAAGGCAGAAGAGGAGCAGACTGAGAAAAAAGCCAGGAACCTGAAAAATGAAGACAGTGAGCTGAAAATGCTTCTAACACACATGTCAGATGATGCTAGATCACACAATGAAACTGCTCAGGTTGGGGAGGACGAGTTAAATTTGAGAAATTCTGTGTCTAGTTTAGCCATTGTCTATAAAAGCTCAGATGCGTCAGGTACACAAGGAAATAATAGTTTTAGCATAGAGTATAATCCAAGCACTCAAAGTTCTTCTGGTAATGTTTCCACTTCTGAAGATGCCATCACTACTCGTTGTCCACATAGTAACAGTGTTAGTTGTCCAGCTGCTTATAGTGCCTCCCACaaggaaaaacataattataatGAAGGGCATAGCGCAATATCTAATGCTGTTGGTATTGAGGACCTTAGCTTTGTTAATGTCAGAAATAGTTCTGTTAGTTTGTCAGAGAAGGTTATACCTGAGGTGGACTTAGTCTTGTGGTCAAAATGGGTCAAATGTGCTGATAAATCGGCTCTGACCACAACTCGCTCCACAACAGAATCCGTAAGCAGTAATGGATTGGGTGGAGATGCTAATCTACAGGTCAAAGGGTTACCAACAGGACGCACTCATCCACGTTTGCTCAGGGATCTGATTTGTAATGATGGGGAGTCGGACATTACCTCTGGCTCTACAGACCAAACTCTTCCTCAGACTCTACCAGCTGAAGGAAAGCTGAAAGATTCTGGCACCAGAACAACACTTCCTAGTTTTGGTTCTCTTTCCATTAAATCAGAGCAAACTCATGATCTCAACCCCAAGCATTCTGCCATGGTAACGGTCACCACTTCCTTTCAGGACTCTAACAACAGTCCTTTGATTGACAAAGGCTGGGCTGAGGTAGTGCCAGAATGGGTTGTgcaacatttgtcttttcttgtGCAAAATACAAATCGGGTTGTACAGAATTAG